Proteins from a genomic interval of Anatilimnocola floriformis:
- a CDS encoding ABC transporter ATP-binding protein yields MQPAIATQGLTKYYGRKCVVNSLDLHVPTGSVYGLLGRNGSGKSTTLKMLLGFVHPDRGSADLLGHNIAQLAPEVRARVAFTAEGHPFLRWMTVDEAVRFTRSFYPHWNSELLDQILDHFALPRRAKIRSLSNGQRAQVSLALAVAPDPELLILDDPTLGLDTVVRRDFLESLIQIIQREGRTILISSHILADVERVADRIGIMVDGVLRADCPTEYFKLSLRKVILEFAGEPPTFPACAGLVSSWRVGHRLEVVLVGYGTRHEQLIESLGPLSTDVLELSLEDAFIEYTRGPRRALPLLNVENRNVERTYA; encoded by the coding sequence ATGCAACCCGCCATTGCGACTCAAGGATTGACGAAATACTACGGACGCAAGTGCGTCGTCAACTCGCTCGATCTGCACGTGCCCACGGGCTCCGTGTATGGATTGCTGGGCCGCAATGGCTCTGGTAAATCGACAACGCTCAAGATGTTGCTCGGGTTCGTGCACCCTGATCGAGGATCGGCTGACTTGCTCGGCCACAACATTGCGCAGCTCGCGCCCGAAGTGCGAGCGAGGGTGGCCTTCACCGCCGAAGGGCATCCGTTTCTGCGATGGATGACCGTCGACGAAGCGGTACGGTTCACGCGTTCCTTTTATCCGCATTGGAACAGTGAACTGCTCGATCAGATTCTCGATCACTTTGCCCTGCCGCGACGAGCCAAGATTCGCAGCTTATCGAACGGCCAGCGGGCACAAGTGTCGCTGGCGCTCGCGGTCGCGCCCGATCCGGAACTGCTGATCTTGGATGATCCGACGCTGGGACTCGATACCGTCGTTCGTCGCGACTTTTTGGAATCGTTGATTCAAATCATCCAACGCGAGGGGCGAACCATTTTGATCAGTTCGCACATTCTCGCCGATGTCGAACGGGTCGCCGATCGAATCGGGATTATGGTCGACGGCGTGCTGCGAGCTGATTGCCCGACCGAATACTTCAAGCTGTCGCTGCGGAAAGTGATCTTGGAATTCGCGGGCGAACCACCGACGTTTCCCGCGTGTGCCGGCCTGGTGAGCAGTTGGCGCGTCGGCCATCGACTGGAAGTGGTGCTCGTCGGTTACGGAACCAGGCACGAACAGCTGATCGAATCGCTCGGGCCGTTGTCGACCGATGTGCTCGAGTTGTCGCTAGAAGATGCGTTCATCGAATACACCCGCGGGCCGCGTCGCGCGCTCCCGCTGCTCAACGTGGAGAACCGAAATGTCGAGCGCACTTACGCTTAA
- a CDS encoding GntR family transcriptional regulator: MIFQIDVASRVPIYRQLAQQIREGVARGKLAADERLPSVRELSRTLVINPNTVARVYTELERDGVLNTRPGLGVFVAQPRNDLTRRARKDRLATLADQLLTEAVHLGFSAQEVLSLVTERIAKFQFPESVASE, from the coding sequence ATGATTTTTCAGATCGATGTCGCCAGCCGAGTGCCCATTTATCGGCAGCTGGCCCAGCAGATCCGCGAGGGAGTGGCCCGCGGCAAGCTAGCCGCGGATGAGCGACTTCCCAGCGTGCGCGAGCTGTCGCGCACGCTTGTTATCAACCCCAACACGGTCGCGCGGGTTTATACCGAGCTCGAACGTGATGGCGTTCTCAATACGCGGCCCGGCCTCGGCGTGTTTGTCGCGCAGCCGCGCAACGACCTGACGCGCCGCGCGCGGAAAGATCGGCTGGCTACGCTCGCTGATCAATTGCTGACCGAAGCCGTCCATCTGGGCTTTAGTGCGCAGGAAGTTTTGTCGCTCGTCACCGAGCGCATTGCGAAGTTTCAATTTCCGGAATCCGTCGCGAGTGAATAG
- the amaB gene encoding L-piperidine-6-carboxylate dehydrogenase, which produces MWQDLLNRLRLRSTNSGVYAGRWLDRPSGGEIESLNPATGEIIAKVHTGSLADFEVAASNSHAAFASWRKLPAPQRGEIVRLIGEQLRKQKDDLGLLVTLEAGKIRSEGLGEVQEMIDMCDFAVGLSRQLYGLTIASERPDHRLMEQWHPLGAVGVITAFNFPVAVWAWNAALALVCGDPVLWKPSHLTPLTAIAVQNIVNDVLESRGLAGVLNLIVGDRDVGQSIAADVRFPLISATGSTAMGKSVAVKVAERLGRSLLELGGNNGCIVTESADLDLAVRAILFAAVGTAGQRCTTLRRLIVHESRAEELIARLKKAYGNVKVGLPWEEGTVLGPLISEDAVKQFTDAIATIKQQGGEVLCGGSRIDRPGCYVQPTIVQAKPAMEIVKHETFAPILYVFTYQDLNAAIELHNNVPQGLSSAIFTERMREAEQFLSPAGSDCGIANVNLGPSGAEIGGAFGGEKETGGGREAGSDAWKAYMRRQTCTVNYGTTLPLAQGVKFDVE; this is translated from the coding sequence ATGTGGCAGGATCTCCTCAACCGTCTTCGCCTCCGCAGCACCAACTCCGGCGTCTATGCAGGCCGTTGGCTCGATCGGCCGAGCGGCGGTGAGATTGAATCGCTCAACCCGGCAACGGGCGAGATCATTGCCAAAGTGCACACCGGTTCGCTCGCAGATTTTGAAGTTGCTGCGAGCAACTCGCACGCGGCCTTTGCCAGTTGGCGAAAGTTGCCAGCGCCGCAGCGCGGCGAAATCGTCCGGCTGATCGGCGAACAACTGCGCAAACAGAAAGACGACCTCGGCCTGCTCGTCACGCTCGAAGCCGGCAAGATTCGCAGTGAAGGGCTCGGCGAGGTTCAAGAGATGATCGACATGTGCGACTTCGCCGTCGGCTTGTCGCGACAGCTCTATGGTTTGACGATCGCCAGCGAACGTCCCGACCATCGCCTGATGGAGCAATGGCATCCGCTCGGCGCGGTCGGCGTGATTACTGCCTTCAACTTTCCCGTAGCCGTTTGGGCCTGGAATGCTGCCCTCGCGCTGGTCTGCGGCGATCCGGTTTTGTGGAAGCCGTCGCATCTCACGCCGCTGACTGCCATCGCCGTGCAGAACATCGTCAACGATGTCCTCGAATCGCGTGGCCTCGCCGGCGTGCTGAATCTCATCGTCGGTGATCGCGACGTAGGCCAGTCGATTGCAGCCGACGTTCGCTTCCCGCTGATCTCTGCCACCGGCAGCACCGCGATGGGGAAGAGTGTCGCGGTGAAAGTCGCCGAGCGTCTCGGCCGCAGCTTGCTCGAGCTCGGTGGCAACAACGGCTGCATCGTCACGGAGTCCGCCGATCTGGATCTCGCGGTACGAGCCATCCTCTTCGCCGCCGTCGGCACAGCGGGCCAGCGCTGCACCACGCTCCGCCGACTCATCGTGCATGAATCGCGCGCGGAGGAACTCATCGCGCGCTTGAAAAAAGCCTACGGCAACGTGAAGGTCGGCCTGCCGTGGGAAGAAGGGACAGTGCTTGGACCGCTGATCAGCGAAGACGCCGTCAAACAGTTCACCGACGCAATCGCCACGATCAAGCAGCAAGGGGGCGAAGTACTCTGCGGCGGTTCGCGCATCGATCGACCTGGCTGCTATGTGCAACCGACCATCGTCCAGGCGAAACCTGCGATGGAGATCGTCAAACACGAAACATTCGCGCCGATCCTGTACGTCTTTACGTACCAGGATCTGAACGCGGCCATTGAACTGCACAACAATGTTCCGCAAGGACTTTCGAGCGCGATCTTCACCGAGCGAATGCGCGAAGCCGAGCAGTTCCTCTCGCCGGCCGGCAGCGATTGCGGCATCGCGAATGTGAATCTCGGCCCCAGCGGCGCGGAGATCGGCGGGGCCTTCGGCGGCGAAAAAGAAACCGGCGGCGGCCGCGAAGCCGGCAGTGACGCCTGGAAGGCTTACATGCGACGGCAGACCTGCACGGTCAACTACGGCACGACGCTGCCGCTGGCGCAGGGCGTGAAGTTTGACGTGGAGTAG
- a CDS encoding acetyl ornithine aminotransferase family protein, with translation MNTPIKISPAVPVSAAPLFAAPSAGGENRPVPFIHTDLPGPRGKQLIADDERYTSPSYTRVYPLAVERGAGAMIEDVDGNRFLDFTAGIAVCSTGHCHPRVVAAIEQQAKKLIHMSGTDFYYAPQGNLARKLAELAPGGSDKRVFFTNSGAESVEAAFKLARYHSGRQHMIAFFGAFHGRTMGALSLTGSKMIQRRGFAPLIPQVTHIDYANPYRDGAAACMHTLNQLEDLFRRTVPPTEVAGIIVEPIQGEGGYIVPPPEFHRELKKLAEKHGILYIVDEVQSGMGRTGQMFAIEHWGVTPDIICLAKGIASGLPLGAIIARNDLMDWGPGSHASTFGGNPISCVAALTTIELLEESLMANARDVGSHLVARLNSLKEKHPIIGDVRGLGLMVGAELVKDRETKEPASAERDAVVQACFRRGLLMLGCGSSTLRFCPPLVVTREEVDTAVAIIDEVLGEI, from the coding sequence ATGAACACGCCGATCAAAATCAGTCCGGCCGTGCCAGTTTCCGCTGCGCCACTTTTCGCTGCACCTTCAGCGGGAGGGGAAAATCGGCCAGTCCCATTCATTCACACCGATCTGCCGGGCCCGCGCGGCAAGCAGTTGATCGCCGACGACGAGCGCTACACGTCGCCCTCTTACACGCGGGTCTACCCGCTCGCTGTCGAACGCGGCGCAGGTGCGATGATCGAAGACGTCGATGGCAACCGCTTTCTCGACTTCACGGCGGGGATCGCCGTTTGCTCGACAGGCCATTGTCATCCGCGCGTGGTCGCTGCCATCGAGCAGCAGGCCAAAAAACTGATCCACATGTCGGGGACCGATTTCTATTACGCCCCGCAAGGGAACCTCGCGCGCAAATTGGCCGAACTCGCGCCGGGCGGCAGCGACAAGCGAGTCTTCTTCACCAATAGCGGCGCCGAAAGTGTCGAAGCCGCGTTCAAGCTCGCCCGCTATCACTCGGGCCGGCAACACATGATCGCCTTCTTCGGCGCGTTCCACGGCCGGACGATGGGTGCGCTGTCGCTGACCGGCAGCAAGATGATTCAGCGCCGTGGATTCGCGCCGCTCATCCCGCAAGTGACGCACATCGACTACGCCAATCCGTATCGCGATGGCGCGGCCGCGTGTATGCACACGCTCAATCAACTCGAAGATCTCTTCCGTCGCACGGTGCCGCCAACGGAAGTGGCTGGCATCATCGTCGAGCCGATTCAAGGCGAAGGTGGTTACATCGTGCCGCCGCCGGAATTTCATCGCGAGCTGAAAAAGCTCGCCGAGAAGCACGGCATTTTGTACATCGTTGACGAAGTGCAATCGGGCATGGGGCGCACCGGCCAGATGTTTGCGATCGAGCATTGGGGCGTGACGCCCGACATCATTTGCCTCGCCAAAGGGATTGCCTCGGGCCTGCCGCTCGGTGCGATCATCGCGCGAAATGATCTGATGGATTGGGGACCCGGCTCGCACGCGAGCACCTTCGGCGGCAATCCGATCAGCTGCGTTGCCGCGCTGACGACAATCGAGCTGCTCGAAGAATCGCTGATGGCCAACGCTCGCGACGTCGGCAGTCATCTCGTTGCGCGGTTGAATTCGCTGAAAGAAAAACACCCGATCATCGGCGATGTTCGCGGCCTGGGCTTGATGGTCGGCGCAGAACTCGTGAAAGATCGCGAGACGAAAGAGCCAGCTAGCGCTGAGCGCGATGCCGTCGTCCAAGCCTGTTTCCGCCGCGGCCTGCTGATGCTCGGTTGCGGCAGCAGTACACTTCGCTTCTGCCCGCCGCTCGTGGTGACCCGCGAAGAAGTAGACACAGCAGTCGCGATTATCGATGAAGTGCTGGGAGAAATTTAG